GGTCATACCAGAAAGGCGCACGGCCAGTGGGCCGTCCAGCTTGCCAGCTTTTTGAAGCAGTTTAAATGCTTCCGCGCTGCTTTGCGGCATCCCCAGATGTTCTTTAGATACGATATGCATGGCCAGATCGATCGCAGCCTGACAGGCGCGTTCGATATTCAAAACCAGCGCATCCAAATGGGTGGGAACAGAAAGTGTGCTGTCGGCTCCATACTCT
This region of Desulfuromonas thiophila genomic DNA includes:
- the hepT gene encoding type VII toxin-antitoxin system HepT family RNase toxin, with product MSSDNVGLNKAAIIERCIRRMREEYGADSTLSVPTHLDALVLNIERACQAAIDLAMHIVSKEHLGMPQSSAEAFKLLQKAGKLDGPLAVRLSGMTGFRNIAIHQYQDIDLDIIHWIMAEGWLDLVAFCEALELRIKP